In Tessaracoccus flavus, the following are encoded in one genomic region:
- a CDS encoding isoprenyl transferase gives MDGNGRWAKQRGLKRTEGHARGEASLLDVVHGAIELGIPYLSAYAFSTENWKRSPDEVRWLMGFNRDVIHRRRDELNDLGVRIRWAGRRPRLWGSVIRELEVAEEMSKDNDTLTLQFCVNYGGRAEIVDAAREIARLARDGKLDPDRLTEDRFARFLDEPGIPDVDLFLRSSGEQRISNFLLWQSAYAEFIFLDRLWPDFDRRDLWAAVTDYATRERRFGSA, from the coding sequence ATGGACGGCAACGGACGCTGGGCCAAGCAGCGAGGTCTCAAGCGGACCGAGGGGCACGCGCGCGGCGAGGCGTCCCTGCTGGACGTCGTGCACGGCGCCATCGAGCTCGGGATTCCGTACCTGTCTGCCTACGCCTTCTCGACGGAGAACTGGAAGCGTTCCCCCGACGAGGTGCGGTGGCTCATGGGCTTCAACCGTGACGTTATCCATCGGCGCAGGGACGAACTGAACGATCTGGGGGTCCGGATCCGCTGGGCCGGCCGTCGGCCCCGGTTGTGGGGTTCGGTGATTCGCGAGCTCGAGGTCGCCGAGGAGATGAGCAAGGACAACGACACGCTCACCCTGCAGTTCTGCGTCAACTACGGCGGCCGCGCCGAGATCGTCGACGCCGCCCGCGAGATCGCCCGGCTGGCCAGGGATGGGAAGCTCGATCCCGACCGCTTGACGGAGGATCGGTTCGCCCGGTTCCTTGACGAGCCTGGCATCCCGGACGTTGACCTGTTCCTCCGCTCCTCCGGTGAGCAGCGAATCTCCAACTTCCTGCTGTGGCAGTCCGCCTACGCCGAGTTCATCTTCCTCGATCGGCTGTGGCCGGACTTCGACCGGCGCGACCTCTGGGCAGCAGTGACCGACTACGCCACCCGGGAGCGACGCTTCGGCTCAGCCTGA
- the recO gene encoding DNA repair protein RecO, with protein sequence MPTYRDQAVVLRTHQLGEADRIITLLTRTHGKVRAVAKGVRRTSSKFGGRLEPFQHVDIQFAEGRGSLEVITQVESVHVSKLAADYSRFTAAEVLVETADRLVAEEWSPAVQQYRLLLGALRALETSGMPAPLIVDSYLLRALAIAGYAVATLNCAGCGDSDVRWFSPQGGGAVCTACRTSGSGALEAEASTHLGALVAGDWEAATAADLLTQQRVDGMVIAYATWHLDRALRSLPYFEH encoded by the coding sequence GTGCCCACCTACCGCGACCAGGCCGTGGTGTTGCGGACCCACCAGCTCGGCGAGGCGGACCGCATCATCACGTTGCTGACGCGCACCCACGGCAAGGTGCGCGCGGTCGCCAAGGGGGTGCGCCGGACGTCGAGCAAATTCGGTGGGCGCCTTGAGCCCTTCCAGCACGTCGACATCCAGTTCGCCGAGGGCAGGGGATCCCTCGAGGTGATCACGCAGGTCGAGAGCGTGCACGTCAGCAAACTGGCTGCGGACTACTCGCGGTTCACGGCGGCCGAGGTGCTCGTGGAAACCGCCGACCGGCTGGTGGCAGAGGAGTGGAGCCCCGCCGTCCAGCAGTACCGGCTCCTGCTCGGCGCTTTGCGGGCGCTGGAGACCTCGGGGATGCCCGCGCCGCTCATCGTCGATTCCTACCTCCTGCGCGCCCTCGCGATCGCCGGCTATGCGGTGGCAACCCTCAACTGCGCCGGGTGCGGGGACTCTGACGTCCGCTGGTTCTCTCCCCAGGGAGGAGGGGCGGTCTGCACCGCGTGCCGGACGTCGGGCTCCGGCGCGCTCGAAGCTGAGGCGTCCACCCATCTCGGGGCCCTCGTCGCGGGGGACTGGGAGGCAGCGACGGCGGCTGATTTGCTGACTCAGCAGAGGGTCGATGGGATGGTCATCGCTTACGCGACCTGGCATCTGGACAGAGCGCTGCGGTCGCTGCCCTACTTCGAGCACTGA
- a CDS encoding Fur family transcriptional regulator, which yields MTSTKPPTRHTWQRAAIRDLLENAHEFRTAQQIHDQLRELGAKVGLATVYRALQAMADADEVDVLRTPEGEAAYRKCSKGHHHHLVCRACGYSIEIAAREIEEWAAGVAAKNGFTDVGHELEVFGVCQSCSDS from the coding sequence ATGACGAGCACTAAGCCACCCACGCGCCACACCTGGCAACGCGCCGCGATCCGAGACCTCCTCGAGAACGCCCACGAGTTCCGAACCGCCCAGCAGATCCACGATCAGCTACGCGAGCTGGGTGCGAAAGTGGGTCTCGCCACCGTCTACCGCGCTCTGCAGGCGATGGCGGACGCGGACGAGGTTGACGTCCTGCGCACCCCCGAGGGGGAGGCCGCCTACCGGAAGTGTTCCAAGGGGCACCACCACCACCTGGTCTGCCGCGCGTGCGGATACTCGATCGAGATCGCCGCCCGGGAGATCGAGGAGTGGGCAGCGGGGGTAGCCGCGAAGAACGGCTTCACCGACGTGGGACACGAGCTAGAGGTCTTCGGAGTGTGTCAGTCCTGCTCGGACTCCTGA
- a CDS encoding metal ABC transporter permease, with protein sequence MIDILALPFMQRALLAALISGLIAPAIGTFIVQRRMSLLGDGLGHVAIAGVGLALMTGWAPLPLALVTSVVGAVTVELLRQRGKASGDLGLAILFYGGLASGVLMAGVAGQGAAGLSSFLFGSLTSVSPTDVLVISVLAVIILGLTIGLAPRLFAVSVDEDYSRVLGIKVNLLNLMVVVLAAVTVTISMRTVGLLLISALMVIPVATAQQSFVGFTSSFFGAMGIGAVAAVGGTVGSFYLDTATGATIVVTAIALLALSWVFGKWLRRTERFIPYVEDHGGYPHRPAESHDDEFAHSAGVKVIQHGDHLDYVHDGHRHARHGDHYDEH encoded by the coding sequence ATGATCGACATCCTCGCTCTTCCATTCATGCAGCGGGCCCTGCTGGCAGCCCTCATCAGCGGTCTCATCGCGCCGGCGATCGGCACGTTCATCGTCCAGCGTCGCATGTCACTGCTGGGAGACGGCCTGGGGCACGTGGCCATCGCCGGAGTCGGCCTGGCGCTGATGACCGGGTGGGCCCCGCTCCCCCTGGCTCTGGTGACGAGCGTGGTGGGGGCGGTCACCGTCGAACTTCTGCGCCAGCGGGGTAAAGCGTCCGGCGACCTCGGGCTGGCGATCCTGTTCTACGGCGGACTCGCGTCCGGGGTGCTCATGGCCGGCGTCGCGGGCCAGGGCGCCGCAGGGCTGTCATCCTTCCTGTTCGGCTCGCTGACATCGGTGAGCCCCACCGACGTGCTGGTCATCTCGGTGCTGGCGGTCATCATCCTCGGTCTCACCATCGGCCTCGCTCCGAGGCTCTTCGCAGTGTCCGTCGATGAGGACTACTCGCGGGTGCTGGGGATCAAGGTCAACCTGCTCAACCTCATGGTCGTGGTGCTCGCCGCAGTGACGGTCACCATCTCCATGCGCACCGTCGGCCTGCTGCTGATCAGTGCCCTGATGGTCATCCCGGTCGCGACGGCGCAGCAGTCGTTCGTCGGCTTCACGTCGTCGTTCTTCGGGGCGATGGGCATCGGCGCGGTCGCTGCCGTCGGCGGCACCGTCGGATCGTTCTACCTCGACACCGCAACCGGTGCCACCATCGTGGTGACCGCCATCGCCCTGCTGGCGCTGTCGTGGGTGTTCGGGAAGTGGCTGCGCCGGACGGAGCGGTTCATCCCCTACGTGGAGGACCACGGGGGCTACCCGCACCGACCCGCAGAGAGTCACGACGACGAGTTCGCCCACTCGGCGGGGGTCAAGGTGATCCAGCACGGCGACCATTTGGACTACGTCCACGATGGTCACAGGCACGCTCGGCATGGGGACCACTATGACGAGCACTAA
- a CDS encoding metal ABC transporter ATP-binding protein: protein MNATDPLRADGLYVSLGGLPILRDVSLRVGAGEAVALLGGNGSGKTTLIRTLLGLVPHQEGTVELFGEAVPGFTDWSRVGYVPQHSAVAVANATVREVAASGRLAHRRPFQWLTRADRMALDDALAHVGLADRKGWPFGALSGGQKQRVLIARALASQPDLLVMDEPMAGVDLHSQAGLARLLTSFARDGLALLVVLHEQGPLAGMLDRTITLCDGRVVDPEHPTAHDCAPATPWESPVGLSDPFAGAIR, encoded by the coding sequence ATGAATGCAACTGATCCACTACGGGCAGACGGGCTCTACGTCTCCCTCGGCGGCCTGCCGATCCTCCGCGACGTCAGCCTCAGGGTCGGTGCGGGCGAAGCAGTCGCACTGCTGGGAGGCAACGGGTCAGGCAAGACCACCCTGATCAGGACGCTCCTCGGGCTGGTGCCGCACCAGGAGGGGACGGTTGAGCTGTTCGGCGAGGCCGTGCCTGGCTTCACCGACTGGTCGCGCGTCGGATACGTGCCGCAGCACTCGGCCGTCGCCGTCGCGAACGCGACCGTCCGGGAGGTGGCGGCGTCCGGTCGCCTCGCCCACCGCCGTCCGTTCCAGTGGCTGACCCGCGCCGACAGGATGGCTCTCGACGATGCCCTCGCGCACGTCGGGCTGGCCGACCGCAAGGGGTGGCCGTTCGGCGCGCTGTCGGGTGGCCAGAAACAGCGGGTGTTGATCGCCCGCGCACTGGCCTCGCAGCCGGACCTGCTCGTCATGGACGAGCCGATGGCTGGTGTTGACCTCCACAGCCAGGCGGGGCTGGCCCGACTGCTTACGAGCTTCGCCCGCGACGGCCTGGCGTTGTTGGTGGTGCTCCACGAGCAGGGGCCGCTGGCGGGAATGCTGGATCGCACCATCACGCTCTGCGACGGGCGGGTGGTTGACCCGGAGCATCCCACCGCCCATGACTGCGCCCCCGCGACTCCCTGGGAGTCCCCAGTGGGTCTGAGCGATCCGTTTGCGGGGGCGATCCGATGA
- a CDS encoding metal ABC transporter substrate-binding protein, with amino-acid sequence MTSLIRLTAVAAATVLALTACGQGEPSPATDSPSTPGTSVIAAFYPLAWAAEQVLGGDSAVTTLTSPGAEAHDLELSPQQIASLPDADLIIYLEGFQPAVDAAIEQSGATNLLEVGDVVDLLPLPEEGHSHDDEDGHSAEAEDDAHDEDEGHAEHGSDDPHFWQDPMRMALLIDALAERLPVDEATVESAKETLTGLDEAYSTQLANCERREFITTHAAFQYLADRYDLVEIGISGVNPDAEPSPARIAEVHDEAERHGITTIFFETLTSDAVASSIAGDLGLKTAVLDPLEGVTDKSPGTDYPSIMTANLESLVAANECN; translated from the coding sequence ATGACCAGTCTCATCCGCCTGACCGCCGTCGCCGCGGCAACTGTCCTCGCATTGACGGCCTGCGGCCAGGGCGAGCCCAGCCCGGCAACCGACAGCCCGAGCACGCCCGGCACCAGCGTGATCGCCGCGTTCTATCCGCTTGCCTGGGCGGCCGAGCAGGTCCTGGGCGGTGACTCCGCGGTGACCACACTCACCTCGCCGGGTGCCGAGGCGCACGACCTGGAGCTCAGCCCCCAGCAGATCGCGTCCCTCCCAGACGCCGACCTCATCATCTACCTCGAGGGTTTCCAGCCGGCAGTTGACGCCGCCATCGAGCAGTCGGGCGCCACCAATCTGCTCGAGGTGGGCGACGTCGTCGACCTCCTTCCTCTGCCCGAGGAGGGACACAGCCACGACGATGAGGACGGCCATTCAGCCGAAGCGGAGGATGACGCCCACGACGAGGACGAGGGCCACGCCGAGCATGGTTCGGACGACCCACACTTCTGGCAGGACCCCATGCGGATGGCCCTTCTCATCGATGCCCTCGCCGAGCGGCTCCCCGTAGACGAAGCGACGGTTGAGTCGGCCAAGGAGACCCTGACCGGGTTGGACGAGGCGTACTCCACCCAGCTGGCGAACTGCGAGCGGCGCGAGTTCATCACCACGCACGCGGCTTTCCAGTACCTCGCTGACCGGTACGACCTGGTCGAGATCGGAATCTCGGGCGTCAACCCTGACGCCGAGCCGTCACCCGCGCGGATCGCCGAGGTGCACGATGAGGCGGAGCGCCACGGCATCACCACGATCTTCTTCGAGACGCTCACCTCGGACGCGGTCGCCTCGTCGATCGCGGGCGACCTCGGCCTCAAGACCGCAGTCCTCGACCCCCTCGAAGGGGTTACCGACAAGTCCCCGGGGACGGACTATCCCAGCATCATGACCGCCAACCTCGAAAGCCTGGTCGCCGCCAATGAATGCAACTGA
- a CDS encoding antibiotic biosynthesis monooxygenase, with amino-acid sequence MLVINRFANQDPSFAVEAREVVSWWSGRPGCLGIDVVQNLDDPRLWALVGRWESVGDYRRSFNGYEAKMVLTPLLSRAVDEPSAFLPPDEVGVNLPRGG; translated from the coding sequence ATGCTCGTCATCAACCGCTTCGCAAACCAGGACCCCAGCTTCGCCGTCGAAGCGCGCGAAGTCGTCAGCTGGTGGTCGGGGCGGCCCGGCTGCCTCGGCATCGACGTGGTGCAGAACCTCGACGACCCGCGCCTCTGGGCCCTGGTCGGACGTTGGGAGAGCGTGGGCGACTACCGTCGATCGTTCAACGGCTACGAGGCGAAGATGGTGCTCACTCCGCTCCTGTCGCGCGCCGTCGATGAGCCGAGCGCCTTTCTGCCCCCCGACGAAGTGGGCGTCAACCTCCCCCGAGGCGGCTGA
- the dusB gene encoding tRNA dihydrouridine synthase DusB gives MPTIEPLRLHAPSRRDAVVVELPVVLAPMAGVTNAAYRQLCREQGAGLYVCEMITSRGLVVGDPKTRAMLAFDPGEATRSVQLYGVDADVMADAARILITEHQVDHIDLNFGCPVPKVTRKGGGGVLPYKRDRLRAIVRETVRAADEFGVPVTIKTRIGIDDAHVTFLDAGRIAQEEGAAAIALHGRTVQQAYSGEADWSRIAELVEEVDIPVLGNGDIWEAEDALRMMDETGCAGVVIGRGCLGRPWLFGDLAAAMHGEPLRHRPTLGEVGAMIVRHAELLSGIMGERHGLTDLRKHMAWYFKGYPVGELRRHFAMVSSMAELLALVEQLDADAEFPVGELGTPRGRQGSPRGKVVLPYGWYDDTSGSDLDLSEAEIGVSGG, from the coding sequence ATGCCGACGATTGAGCCGCTGCGGCTGCACGCGCCGAGCCGTCGCGACGCCGTCGTCGTCGAACTTCCGGTGGTCCTGGCCCCCATGGCAGGCGTCACCAACGCGGCCTACCGTCAGCTCTGCCGCGAACAGGGGGCCGGCCTCTACGTCTGCGAGATGATCACCTCGCGCGGACTCGTCGTCGGAGATCCCAAGACCAGAGCGATGCTCGCCTTTGATCCTGGTGAAGCGACCAGGTCGGTCCAGCTGTACGGCGTCGACGCCGACGTCATGGCCGACGCCGCCCGCATCCTCATCACCGAACATCAGGTGGACCACATCGATCTCAACTTCGGCTGCCCCGTGCCGAAGGTGACCCGCAAGGGCGGCGGGGGAGTGCTGCCCTACAAGCGTGACCGGCTGCGCGCGATCGTCAGGGAAACAGTCCGGGCCGCCGACGAGTTCGGGGTGCCTGTCACCATCAAGACGCGCATCGGGATCGACGACGCCCACGTGACGTTCCTCGATGCCGGGCGGATCGCGCAGGAGGAGGGCGCGGCCGCGATCGCGCTCCACGGCCGCACCGTGCAGCAGGCGTACTCAGGCGAGGCCGACTGGTCCCGGATCGCGGAGCTCGTGGAGGAAGTCGACATCCCTGTGCTGGGCAACGGCGACATCTGGGAAGCCGAGGATGCGCTGCGGATGATGGACGAGACCGGATGCGCCGGGGTCGTCATCGGCCGCGGCTGCCTCGGCCGGCCCTGGCTCTTCGGAGACCTTGCCGCCGCGATGCACGGCGAGCCGCTGCGTCACCGCCCCACCCTCGGAGAGGTGGGAGCCATGATCGTTCGCCACGCCGAATTGTTGAGCGGCATCATGGGCGAGCGGCACGGGCTGACCGACCTGCGCAAGCACATGGCCTGGTACTTCAAGGGCTATCCGGTGGGGGAGTTGCGCCGCCACTTCGCGATGGTGTCGTCGATGGCCGAGCTCCTGGCCCTCGTCGAGCAGCTGGACGCGGATGCCGAGTTCCCTGTGGGCGAGCTGGGCACCCCACGGGGCCGACAGGGTTCGCCACGCGGCAAGGTGGTTCTGCCCTACGGTTGGTACGACGACACGTCCGGCAGCGACCTCGATCTCTCCGAGGCCGAGATCGGCGTGAGTGGAGGATGA
- a CDS encoding citrate synthase, with product MGDTATVTIDGVSYDLPVVTGTEGERALDISKLRSTTGLITLDDGYANTGSCQSAITFIDGEAGILRYRGIPIEDLAERSSFVETAQLLIFGRLPNEAQRSEFRTLLTENAALHRDMRKHFDGFPVTAHPMAILSAMVNAIQTHEVRDEEATDRQHFKQAAAGLMAKTRTIAAASYKSHIGQPIAYPRYDLNYAENFLHMMFSVPYRDYEATPEVAHALNMFLVLHADHEQNCSTSTVRMVASSGANMFASVSAGVNALWGPLHGGANMGVIEMLDEIRTTGIKPQDYINRVKDKKSGVKLMGFGHRVYRNFDPRARILKDAADKLLDAMHITDPLLDIAREVEQAALADDYFASRRLYPNVDFYSGIILRAIGIPVDMFTVMFAIGRTPGWIAHFREVSENPAQRIYRPRQVYTGAQLSEWQPRSER from the coding sequence ATGGGCGATACCGCCACCGTGACCATCGACGGAGTCAGCTACGACCTGCCCGTCGTCACCGGAACCGAGGGTGAGCGTGCGCTCGACATCTCGAAACTCCGCTCCACCACCGGCCTCATCACCCTCGACGACGGTTACGCCAACACCGGATCGTGCCAATCCGCCATCACGTTCATCGACGGCGAGGCGGGCATTCTGCGCTACCGCGGCATCCCGATCGAGGACCTGGCCGAGCGGTCCAGCTTCGTCGAGACCGCGCAGCTGCTCATCTTCGGTCGGCTCCCCAACGAGGCGCAGCGCTCGGAGTTCCGGACCCTGTTGACCGAGAACGCTGCCCTCCACCGCGACATGCGTAAGCACTTCGACGGCTTCCCTGTGACCGCCCATCCGATGGCGATCCTCTCGGCCATGGTCAACGCCATCCAGACGCACGAGGTGCGCGACGAGGAGGCCACCGACCGGCAGCACTTCAAGCAGGCCGCGGCCGGCCTCATGGCGAAGACGCGCACGATCGCGGCGGCGTCCTACAAGTCGCACATCGGTCAGCCGATCGCCTACCCCCGTTACGACCTCAACTACGCCGAGAACTTCCTGCACATGATGTTCTCCGTGCCGTACCGCGACTACGAGGCCACCCCCGAGGTGGCCCACGCGCTCAACATGTTTCTCGTCCTGCACGCGGACCACGAGCAGAACTGCTCGACGTCGACCGTTCGGATGGTGGCCTCCTCGGGGGCCAACATGTTCGCCTCGGTGTCTGCCGGTGTCAACGCGCTCTGGGGACCGCTCCACGGCGGGGCCAACATGGGCGTGATCGAGATGCTCGACGAGATCCGGACCACCGGCATCAAGCCGCAGGACTACATCAACCGGGTCAAGGACAAGAAGTCCGGCGTCAAACTCATGGGCTTCGGGCACCGCGTCTACCGGAACTTCGATCCGCGGGCGCGGATCCTCAAGGACGCTGCCGACAAGCTCCTCGACGCCATGCACATCACCGACCCGCTGCTGGACATCGCGCGGGAGGTGGAGCAGGCGGCGCTCGCCGACGACTACTTCGCGTCGCGGCGCCTCTACCCGAACGTCGACTTCTACTCCGGCATCATCCTGCGCGCGATCGGCATCCCGGTCGATATGTTCACCGTGATGTTCGCCATCGGGCGCACGCCGGGATGGATCGCGCACTTCCGGGAGGTCTCCGAGAATCCGGCGCAGCGCATCTACCGCCCGCGCCAGGTCTACACCGGCGCCCAGCTCTCCGAGTGGCAGCCGAGGTCGGAGCGGTAG
- a CDS encoding HD domain-containing protein: MHGHGEGLVTAHATTTARTSPREPRRREEREALERASLVEGASLAVGAGDRLISEAPDPMRTCFERDRDRIVHSAAFRRLAGKTQVVVYPTDHQRTRLTHAIEVAQAAVAIARGVGANVTLVDAIALGHDCGHGPGGHASEDAFDEFIEGGYDHGPWGADVVLADLNLTRQTLDGIRNHSWSRPAPATLEGEIVSWADRIAYCAHDLEDAVYAGIVSLDDLPAVVRGVAGTTRRQQLATFINAVISTTARTGTVGMDQTTAEALGELRRFNYERIYTRPESVAQSVTVVRVLRDLVNYYLEAPSAMPAEYRHDDLVRGAVTYVGGMTDRFAFERAQHLLGWDPRKLPRGIGRCA, translated from the coding sequence ATGCACGGGCATGGCGAGGGCCTCGTCACCGCGCACGCGACGACGACCGCGCGGACGTCGCCGCGTGAGCCGCGGCGCCGCGAGGAGCGGGAGGCGCTGGAGCGTGCCTCGCTGGTGGAGGGGGCGTCACTGGCCGTGGGCGCTGGCGACCGTCTGATCTCCGAGGCGCCGGACCCGATGCGCACCTGCTTCGAACGCGACCGCGACAGGATCGTGCACTCTGCGGCCTTCCGCAGGCTCGCAGGCAAGACGCAGGTGGTCGTCTACCCGACCGACCACCAGCGCACGCGCCTGACGCACGCGATCGAGGTGGCGCAGGCGGCCGTTGCGATCGCCCGCGGCGTCGGCGCCAACGTCACGCTGGTCGACGCCATCGCGCTCGGGCACGACTGCGGTCACGGGCCGGGTGGGCACGCCTCCGAGGACGCCTTCGACGAGTTCATCGAGGGGGGATACGACCACGGACCGTGGGGTGCTGACGTCGTCCTGGCCGACCTCAACCTGACCCGCCAGACTCTCGACGGCATCCGCAACCACTCGTGGTCCCGGCCCGCGCCCGCGACGCTCGAGGGTGAAATCGTCTCGTGGGCCGACCGCATCGCCTACTGCGCGCACGACCTCGAGGATGCTGTCTACGCCGGCATCGTCTCGCTCGACGATCTGCCTGCCGTGGTCCGTGGCGTCGCCGGCACCACGCGTCGGCAGCAGCTGGCCACGTTCATCAACGCCGTCATCTCGACCACGGCCAGGACCGGGACCGTCGGGATGGACCAGACCACCGCCGAGGCGCTCGGGGAGTTGCGCCGCTTCAACTACGAGCGCATCTACACCCGCCCTGAATCGGTGGCGCAGTCGGTCACCGTCGTCAGGGTGCTTCGCGACCTGGTCAACTACTACCTCGAGGCGCCGTCAGCCATGCCTGCGGAGTACCGGCACGACGACCTGGTGCGGGGGGCCGTGACGTACGTCGGGGGGATGACTGACCGCTTTGCATTCGAGCGCGCCCAGCACCTTCTGGGCTGGGATCCGAGGAAGTTGCCGCGGGGAATCGGCCGCTGCGCCTGA
- the dnaG gene encoding DNA primase, with translation MAGRINDEDIAAVRERNRIDDVVGGYVALRNAGGGSLKGLCPFHDEKTPSFTVTPSRGFYYCFGCGEGGDVITFLQRQQNLSFTEAVAVLADKAGIVLRVEDDGAPGQAPGMRKRILEANEAAQEFYAAQLESPEGVEARRFLHGRDFDRANALHFGVGYAPRHGGALRQTLRDKGFTDDVLQAAGLVRQHGRDFFTGRVLWPIRDSAQSVLGFGARRIYDDDRLPAKYINTPESPVYKKSHVLYGLDLARREIGRKSQAVIVEGYTDVMAAHLSGVETAVASCGTAFGEDHARLLQRLMGTSDGLHGEVIFTFDGDKAGQAAALKVFKGDQNFIAQTYVAIEPSGLDPCDLRMQQGDAAVRELVARRVPLYRFVMSNIAKSYDLDRADGRLAAAREGAELLSAIRDQSLVNQYLRELSGVLGMDLDEVRREASRSRQRTVTHSRDDEPPQERPAPDPAWPSPSDPSLRLERDTLKLMLQHPVTFDTAWNGVRESDFTHPGYVEVFRLVRDVEFADGWTDRLRASAGGELVQQLLVSLLVEPVLREPDEAYSLAHTSRLRLVQVTREIADVRSRLQRTDPVKDASGHRALFAQLTELEMKRKKLQSVGLG, from the coding sequence GTGGCAGGGCGGATCAACGACGAGGACATCGCCGCGGTCCGCGAGCGCAACCGGATCGACGATGTGGTCGGGGGCTACGTGGCTCTCCGCAACGCCGGGGGCGGCTCCCTCAAGGGGCTCTGCCCGTTCCACGACGAGAAGACCCCCAGCTTCACCGTCACTCCCTCGCGCGGTTTCTACTACTGCTTCGGCTGCGGCGAGGGTGGAGACGTCATCACGTTCCTCCAGCGGCAACAGAACCTGAGCTTCACAGAGGCGGTGGCGGTCCTTGCCGACAAGGCGGGCATCGTGTTGCGGGTCGAGGACGACGGCGCGCCCGGGCAAGCGCCGGGGATGCGCAAGCGGATCCTCGAAGCGAACGAGGCCGCACAGGAGTTCTACGCGGCCCAACTCGAATCGCCCGAGGGCGTCGAGGCCAGGCGTTTCCTGCACGGCCGTGATTTCGACCGCGCCAACGCGTTGCACTTCGGTGTCGGGTACGCCCCTCGGCACGGTGGTGCACTGCGCCAGACCTTGCGCGACAAGGGCTTCACCGACGACGTCCTGCAGGCCGCAGGTCTGGTGCGGCAGCACGGGCGCGACTTCTTCACCGGACGGGTGCTGTGGCCCATCCGTGACTCGGCCCAGTCGGTGCTCGGCTTCGGTGCCAGGCGCATCTATGACGATGACCGGCTCCCCGCGAAGTACATCAACACCCCCGAGTCTCCGGTCTACAAGAAGTCCCACGTCCTGTACGGCCTCGACCTCGCCCGCCGCGAGATCGGGCGAAAGTCCCAGGCGGTCATCGTCGAGGGCTACACCGACGTGATGGCCGCGCATCTGTCGGGGGTGGAGACAGCCGTCGCCTCGTGCGGCACGGCCTTCGGCGAGGACCATGCCCGTCTGCTGCAGCGCCTGATGGGTACCTCAGACGGCCTCCATGGTGAGGTGATCTTCACTTTCGACGGCGACAAGGCCGGACAGGCCGCCGCGCTCAAGGTCTTCAAGGGCGATCAGAACTTCATCGCGCAGACCTACGTCGCCATCGAGCCCAGCGGGCTCGACCCCTGCGACCTCAGGATGCAGCAGGGCGACGCAGCGGTCAGGGAACTGGTCGCGCGCCGCGTGCCGCTCTACCGCTTCGTGATGTCCAACATCGCGAAGAGCTACGACCTCGACCGGGCCGACGGCCGGCTGGCCGCAGCACGCGAGGGTGCCGAGCTGCTCAGCGCCATCCGGGACCAGTCCCTGGTGAACCAGTACTTACGCGAGCTGTCGGGGGTCCTGGGAATGGACCTCGACGAGGTCCGCCGGGAGGCGTCGCGCTCGCGCCAGCGGACCGTCACCCACTCGCGGGATGACGAGCCGCCGCAGGAGCGACCCGCCCCTGACCCCGCCTGGCCCAGCCCGAGCGACCCGTCCCTCAGGCTGGAGCGCGACACTCTGAAACTCATGCTCCAGCACCCAGTGACCTTCGACACGGCGTGGAACGGGGTTCGCGAGTCGGATTTCACGCATCCCGGCTACGTCGAGGTGTTCCGCCTTGTCCGGGACGTCGAGTTCGCCGACGGGTGGACCGATCGGCTCCGCGCGTCCGCCGGAGGCGAGCTCGTCCAGCAACTGCTGGTGTCCCTACTCGTGGAGCCGGTACTCCGCGAGCCCGACGAAGCGTACTCGCTGGCCCACACGTCGCGGCTACGGCTGGTGCAGGTCACGCGGGAGATCGCGGATGTGCGGTCGCGGCTCCAGCGGACGGACCCCGTCAAGGACGCGTCCGGACATCGGGCACTCTTCGCCCAACTCACCGAGTTGGAGATGAAACGCAAGAAACTACAGTCCGTAGGACTAGGCTGA
- a CDS encoding DUF485 domain-containing protein encodes MSQGRIADPLDPTESRQAFVSVAETPQYLKLRSSFRNFAFPMTLAGLVSYFTFVLLSVFAEDFMAQPFLGMAGLNTGLMIGFLQFAIVWIWTAIYVNYANTRLDPISAEIKDELVAKGAV; translated from the coding sequence ATGTCCCAAGGCCGTATTGCGGATCCGTTGGATCCCACCGAATCGCGTCAGGCGTTTGTGTCCGTCGCGGAAACCCCCCAGTACCTGAAGCTGCGCTCCAGCTTCCGCAACTTCGCCTTCCCGATGACGCTGGCGGGTCTCGTCTCTTACTTCACGTTCGTCCTCCTGTCAGTCTTCGCCGAGGACTTCATGGCTCAGCCCTTCCTGGGCATGGCGGGTCTCAACACGGGCTTGATGATCGGGTTCCTCCAGTTCGCCATCGTCTGGATCTGGACGGCCATCTACGTCAACTACGCCAACACCCGCCTTGACCCGATCTCCGCGGAGATCAAGGACGAGCTCGTTGCGAAGGGGGCCGTGTGA